A genomic region of Phenylobacterium parvum contains the following coding sequences:
- a CDS encoding TetR/AcrR family transcriptional regulator, which produces MARYREGHKQRAREAILKNAAERFRREGIAAVGVRALMADAGLTHGGFYAHFSSRADLVAAAVEVAAESTIGYFETVLAAAPSDRKLETLIATYLRERHRSSVGMGCTAASLAPEIAREGLDTRARFGIQSGRLIQLIADLLPEGGDAGDRTSRAGAVFALMMGVLQLMRIETDDLAAERLMREGREAALCLATRPWRGQGTSDLGG; this is translated from the coding sequence GTGGCGCGCTACAGAGAGGGGCACAAACAGAGGGCCCGCGAAGCCATCCTCAAGAACGCCGCCGAGCGGTTTCGACGCGAGGGCATCGCTGCGGTCGGCGTGCGGGCGCTGATGGCTGATGCCGGTCTGACCCACGGTGGCTTCTACGCTCACTTCTCATCCCGCGCGGACCTCGTCGCAGCCGCCGTCGAAGTCGCAGCCGAAAGCACCATCGGCTATTTTGAAACCGTACTCGCCGCGGCGCCGAGCGATCGCAAGCTTGAGACCCTGATCGCGACCTACCTGCGCGAGCGCCACCGATCTTCCGTTGGCATGGGTTGCACCGCGGCTTCGCTGGCGCCTGAGATTGCTCGGGAAGGTCTCGACACCCGTGCGCGCTTCGGAATTCAGTCTGGCCGTCTCATCCAGCTTATTGCCGATCTGCTGCCGGAGGGCGGCGACGCTGGCGATCGGACGTCCCGGGCCGGCGCGGTGTTTGCATTGATGATGGGCGTTCTTCAGCTCATGCGGATCGAAACCGACGACCTGGCGGCCGAGCGCTTGATGCGCGAAGGCCGCGAAGCGGCGTTGTGCCTGGCGACGCGGCCTTGGCGAGGGCAAGGGACATCGGACCTCGGTGGTTAG
- a CDS encoding SDR family NAD(P)-dependent oxidoreductase — MGHLGIAVVTGASSGIGSAFATRLASRGYDLLLVARRGDRLRALAERLQADAGVDVTTLVADLTRADDLADVEARIAEIPVSFLVNNAGVGALGPTSIVPPDAQEALIRVNVIALTRLSLAAIARFRSLGGGTLVNIASIMALMPSSGGGAYSGSKAYVLNFTRSLRLELEGAGIGVHAVLPGPVRTEFFSSQGLSDSVFPDQAYITPEALVDAALAGVALGEEVITPTLASPDPWRDVEAMRRAYLREAMSGEIAPRYRDG, encoded by the coding sequence ATGGGTCACCTGGGCATCGCCGTTGTCACCGGCGCCTCCTCCGGCATCGGTTCCGCATTTGCAACCCGCCTCGCAAGCCGAGGCTACGACCTGCTCCTCGTGGCGCGCCGCGGCGATCGTCTCCGGGCCCTTGCCGAGCGACTGCAGGCGGATGCCGGCGTCGACGTGACGACGCTTGTCGCGGATCTCACAAGGGCGGACGACCTGGCCGATGTCGAAGCCCGCATTGCCGAAATTCCGGTCTCGTTTCTTGTAAACAATGCCGGCGTGGGCGCCCTCGGGCCGACGTCGATCGTTCCGCCTGATGCGCAGGAGGCGTTGATCCGAGTCAACGTCATCGCGCTGACGCGCCTGTCGCTGGCGGCAATCGCCCGCTTTCGAAGTCTCGGCGGAGGGACACTCGTCAACATAGCCTCGATCATGGCGCTGATGCCGAGCTCAGGCGGCGGCGCCTATAGCGGCTCGAAGGCGTATGTGCTGAACTTCACACGCTCGCTTCGCCTGGAACTCGAAGGCGCCGGCATTGGTGTTCATGCCGTGCTTCCAGGCCCGGTGCGAACAGAGTTCTTTTCGTCGCAGGGGCTGAGCGACTCGGTCTTTCCAGACCAAGCCTACATCACTCCTGAAGCGCTAGTTGATGCGGCGCTGGCGGGTGTGGCTCTCGGCGAAGAGGTAATCACGCCCACGCTTGCATCCCCCGATCCTTGGCGCGATGTCGAAGCCATGCGAAGGGCCTACCTGCGCGAGGCGATGAGTGGTGAGATCGCCCCGCGTTATCGCGACGGTTGA
- a CDS encoding tautomerase family protein, which translates to MPLWKIYHPPGAFSETDKAELAESLTAVYGAVMPRFYVGIIFEPVDPTQFFVGGKPAGQFVRIVMEHIARSFPSLEASRRFIDRINAILKPYVADRGLDWEFHVDETPFDYWSINGFYPPRAGTPDEVRWREENRASPRTHE; encoded by the coding sequence ATGCCTCTCTGGAAGATCTACCACCCGCCCGGCGCCTTCTCCGAAACCGATAAGGCGGAACTCGCTGAAAGCCTTACGGCCGTTTACGGCGCAGTGATGCCCCGGTTCTACGTCGGGATCATCTTTGAACCGGTCGATCCGACGCAGTTTTTCGTCGGCGGAAAGCCTGCCGGACAGTTCGTCCGGATCGTGATGGAGCATATTGCCCGGAGCTTCCCTTCGCTCGAGGCCAGTCGCCGCTTCATCGACAGGATCAACGCCATCCTGAAGCCTTATGTTGCTGACCGTGGGCTGGATTGGGAATTCCACGTCGATGAGACGCCCTTCGACTATTGGTCGATCAACGGCTTCTACCCACCCCGCGCCGGCACACCGGACGAGGTTCGCTGGCGCGAAGAGAACCGCGCCTCGCCCCGCACGCACGAATAG